A region from the Simiduia sp. 21SJ11W-1 genome encodes:
- a CDS encoding polyhydroxyalkanoate depolymerase, protein MRYQTFETYTRSMRVWHEWFNLGQHLNDLNPLAATPFFRAQNAVLEMGLRLTQHYEKQEFGIREVEINGEVVNVYERVVYDKPFCNLIHFKRRAHNDTEKVLLIAPLSGHHATLAKGTVEALLPDHEVFITDWLDAREVPLHEGDFSFDTYVDYLIEFIEHLGENTHVLAICQPTVQALIATAVLAERKSPATPKSLTLMAGPLDNTKNPTRVNSYAEEHPMEWFRNFAIMTVPKGYPGEGRQVYPGFLQLGGFLSMNLDTHTRKLFNFFQNLISGEEEDADRFRAFYDEYMAVLDIPAEFYLETIERVFKNNEIANNTITHHGKKVDFLAIDNTALLTVEGAMDDICGIGQTEAAQDICKNIPKNMRKHHLQEGAGHYGIFSGSKFRKHIRPLITDFINRYR, encoded by the coding sequence GTGCGCTATCAAACTTTCGAGACCTATACCCGCAGCATGCGCGTCTGGCACGAGTGGTTTAACCTGGGCCAGCACTTGAACGACCTGAATCCGCTCGCCGCCACGCCGTTTTTCCGGGCGCAAAACGCCGTGCTTGAAATGGGCCTGCGTCTTACCCAGCACTATGAAAAGCAGGAGTTTGGCATTCGCGAAGTGGAGATCAACGGCGAGGTGGTGAATGTTTACGAGCGGGTGGTGTACGACAAACCCTTTTGTAACCTCATCCATTTCAAGCGCCGCGCCCACAACGACACAGAAAAAGTACTCTTGATTGCCCCCCTCTCAGGCCATCACGCAACGCTTGCCAAGGGCACCGTTGAAGCCTTGCTGCCCGACCACGAAGTGTTTATTACCGACTGGCTAGACGCCCGTGAAGTGCCTTTGCACGAAGGCGATTTCAGCTTCGATACCTACGTAGATTACCTCATAGAATTCATAGAACACCTAGGCGAAAACACCCACGTGTTGGCCATTTGCCAGCCCACAGTGCAGGCGCTAATAGCCACCGCCGTGCTCGCCGAGCGCAAAAGCCCTGCCACACCAAAGTCGCTTACGCTCATGGCAGGCCCGTTGGATAACACCAAGAACCCCACCCGCGTAAACAGCTATGCCGAAGAGCACCCCATGGAGTGGTTTCGCAACTTTGCGATTATGACGGTGCCCAAGGGCTACCCGGGTGAAGGCCGGCAGGTATACCCGGGCTTTCTGCAACTGGGCGGATTCCTCTCTATGAATCTCGATACCCACACCCGCAAGTTGTTTAACTTCTTCCAGAATTTGATCAGCGGTGAAGAAGAAGACGCCGATCGCTTTCGCGCCTTTTACGATGAATACATGGCAGTACTGGATATACCCGCCGAGTTTTATTTGGAAACCATCGAGCGGGTGTTTAAAAATAATGAAATCGCCAATAACACCATCACCCACCACGGCAAAAAAGTGGACTTTCTGGCCATAGACAACACCGCCCTGCTCACCGTTGAAGGCGCCATGGATGACATTTGCGGCATAGGGCAAACCGAAGCCGCGCAGGATATCTGCAAAAACATTCCAAAGAATATGCGCAAACACCACCTGCAAGAAGGTGCCGGCCACTACGGGATATTTAGCGGTTCGAAGTTTCGTAAACACATACGGCCACTCATCACCGACTTCATTAATCGTTACAGGTGA
- a CDS encoding phasin family protein: MFEQITEQFQSALKPANSLLAVNIQTFEKLTQHNTALVTGMVNDTMTFTKSLTDKKDLNGFLEAQKGFMEDMQEKLTSATKETYSIVSEAQEQAAEMVKEAWSSATPAAKPAGKTAKAA, encoded by the coding sequence ATGTTTGAGCAAATCACCGAGCAGTTTCAGTCCGCCCTTAAGCCTGCCAACAGCCTGCTGGCGGTAAACATTCAAACCTTTGAAAAACTCACCCAGCACAATACGGCGCTGGTCACCGGCATGGTGAACGACACCATGACCTTCACCAAAAGCCTGACCGACAAAAAAGACTTAAACGGCTTTCTGGAAGCGCAGAAAGGCTTCATGGAAGACATGCAAGAAAAGCTCACCAGCGCCACCAAAGAGACCTACAGCATTGTCTCAGAGGCACAGGAACAAGCCGCTGAAATGGTGAAAGAGGCCTGGAGCTCTGCCACGCCAGCCGCCAAACCCGCGGGTAAAACAGCCAAGGCAGCCTAA
- a CDS encoding energy transducer TonB: protein MTRALAFIILTLAISNNLAADILTDAKAVERMAPRYPLKELQSNREGWAVISYVIDKDGSVIDPKIDDSTGVSSFEKAALKVVKKWKYEPATLNGEPVQQCRTRAKITFAIRGNTATATPKFVRNFKKIVAFIDANELTEAETHLNDLRELSSWNLYEDAWYWYLKSHLDRKKGDYQSTYSSLKRAVAYEGNYLPDNEYLSSLETLFLLDVHYQHYAEALRTYEQIKALSDEIDPKTQKTAETIQAQLDSHLTLKMDIQLDTNGQWHFELPRRRFSIGSGIESLDSFEARCDAKRQIVSIEKKQVWSVPSSWGRCTLYLEGEAGKSVELLLVPNPSSTDSASL, encoded by the coding sequence ATGACTCGCGCGCTGGCCTTCATTATTCTCACGCTGGCAATTAGCAACAACCTGGCAGCAGACATTCTTACAGACGCCAAGGCTGTTGAGAGAATGGCCCCTAGATATCCACTAAAAGAACTCCAAAGCAACCGCGAAGGCTGGGCTGTTATTAGCTACGTTATCGACAAAGATGGCAGCGTTATAGACCCAAAAATTGATGATTCAACCGGCGTAAGCAGCTTTGAGAAAGCCGCCCTTAAAGTGGTAAAAAAGTGGAAGTATGAACCCGCAACCCTGAACGGAGAACCCGTTCAACAATGTAGAACACGTGCAAAAATAACTTTTGCCATCAGAGGGAATACAGCCACTGCCACACCCAAGTTCGTAAGGAATTTTAAGAAAATTGTCGCTTTCATAGACGCCAATGAACTTACCGAAGCCGAAACACACCTCAACGACCTACGTGAACTGTCGAGCTGGAACCTCTATGAGGATGCATGGTACTGGTATCTAAAATCCCACCTCGATCGGAAAAAAGGCGACTATCAATCCACCTACAGCTCACTAAAACGGGCTGTCGCCTATGAGGGCAACTACCTTCCCGACAATGAATACCTTAGCTCGCTTGAAACGTTGTTCTTGCTTGACGTGCATTACCAGCACTATGCAGAAGCACTACGTACCTATGAACAGATTAAAGCCCTAAGCGACGAGATAGATCCAAAAACTCAAAAAACGGCTGAAACCATACAGGCTCAACTGGATAGCCACCTAACTCTGAAAATGGATATTCAGTTAGACACAAACGGGCAGTGGCATTTTGAATTACCTAGGCGCCGCTTTTCTATTGGCAGTGGTATAGAGTCATTAGATTCTTTTGAGGCTCGCTGTGATGCTAAACGGCAGATTGTTTCGATTGAGAAGAAGCAAGTGTGGAGCGTCCCCAGTTCTTGGGGGCGCTGCACGCTTTATCTTGAAGGCGAAGCTGGAAAGTCAGTGGAGTTATTATTAGTGCCCAACCCAAGCTCTACTGATAGCGCATCCTTATAA
- the phaR gene encoding polyhydroxyalkanoate synthesis repressor PhaR, translating to MITVKKYPNRRLYDTSKSQYVNLDDIKAMINQHVEFQVLDSKTGADVTKGLLLQIISEQEATDQQSLLTNTLLKQLIRFYDSDQQAFVRQYLEQSLTHFLEQQGAIETLMKQMVSAGPMGIFNEMMAKNMQFWNPGDKHKP from the coding sequence TTGATCACCGTCAAGAAGTACCCCAACCGCCGGTTATACGACACCAGCAAAAGCCAGTACGTGAACCTCGACGACATCAAGGCGATGATCAACCAGCACGTGGAGTTCCAGGTGCTGGATTCCAAAACCGGCGCCGATGTCACCAAAGGTTTGCTGCTGCAGATCATCAGCGAGCAGGAGGCCACCGATCAACAATCGCTACTCACCAATACACTGCTCAAACAACTGATCCGCTTTTACGACAGCGACCAGCAGGCCTTCGTACGCCAGTATCTAGAGCAAAGCCTTACCCACTTTCTAGAGCAGCAAGGCGCCATCGAGACGCTGATGAAGCAAATGGTAAGCGCGGGCCCCATGGGCATCTTCAACGAGATGATGGCCAAGAACATGCAATTCTGGAACCCCGGCGACAAACACAAACCCTAG